Proteins from a genomic interval of Verrucomicrobiales bacterium:
- the addA gene encoding helicase-exonuclease AddAB subunit AddA, translating to MSSGSTMQFTPAQSAAIAAEGNVLVVAGAGTGKTRTLIQRCLRLLQDGASLEHLLLVTFTEAAAAEMKARLRLGLDALIAAHPTQLHLQEQVALLDNAQISTLHSFCLKLIRDHFHELALDPQIVVLDEAQLQPLVDEAMDAALELFLLEGARVAHASNSLLAQFAGEGGAGLRHLIWRLHRYAQTLPEPARWLDEQESLFQMEQPVRWREWLVQEFVRWVPDWLRRLEPSLDCSNIRLCFETLADLASPLDLAGFERAVEAIRIADEETPWERGTKTKVRKSLERFFDEAAFFRSLVSVGRGAEDPLQADWNAVRQEMLVVLRMVKEFQKRFERSKRELGGVDFADIEQLSLRLLWDDTGAPRPTALRCREQFTHVFVDEVQDINAAQDAILRGVSRGGAEGNRFLVGDIKQSIYRFRLANPAIFRGYLDAWRHPGGGQQVISLSDNFRSREGILRYVNALFDQMMQSGVGGVVYDEESHLRFGNPETRFRLKHSDTECRVQLCVLSAESAEEVEAGSSDEMSNDAEELLSSEREARWLADHFKQLHATGHLVWDDSLKEFRGVRWDDMVVLLRSPGAKVESYAKEFHRAGVPISAPRGGFFDSQEILDLLSLLRLLDNPIQDIPLLAVLRSPLGGFSAEDLVSIRLIDKRVPLWTALVRASNPSLSAGLEVLPVACRNKAVQFVAQYTRWRQAIRLGVLSNCLETILSDTHYEALLEAEERGESRLANVRRLLDLTRQYDPYQRQGLFRFLRFVDAQQESDQDLDSAAAVAPNAVRLMSIHKSKGLEFPVVAVADLNKPFNAGDLQQDVLLDEVYGLCPRVVLPETGVRYSSLAHWLARRRGRRELLGEELRLLYVALTRARDLLILVGHGKLKDWEMPVEGEFPVSARPLAWEISQARSSLHWIRLWFQRHARPDWWEHQYGGKSPLLSWVIGPAADLRLEDRKPERELPAQSVAVEDGVVIAEIERRVTWSYPHQAASVEPAKTTVSTLRHRQRELDSEGVPLFRGKHRPSRGSAAPSSSPEEGKSLSATERGTLHHLFLQWMDLDHADSLLDLQNEGERLCRSGVFTQDELRSIRFKTLAAFWQSELGMRIRKERDRVQRELPFTARLSTVDLRRLGVIQPDLDLADDEYVVVQGQVDLAVVLREEIWLLDFKTDAVAVEDVDARAKHYEVQIRIYALALEAIYQRPVTHRWLHFLTVDQTVSLGG from the coding sequence ATGAGCTCGGGATCCACGATGCAGTTCACCCCGGCTCAAAGCGCTGCCATTGCCGCAGAAGGTAATGTTCTGGTGGTGGCGGGAGCCGGAACGGGCAAGACGCGAACCCTCATTCAGCGCTGTCTCAGACTGTTGCAGGATGGGGCCTCCCTGGAGCATTTGCTTTTGGTCACCTTCACCGAGGCGGCGGCCGCCGAGATGAAGGCGCGGTTGCGTCTGGGATTGGACGCATTAATCGCCGCCCATCCGACTCAGCTGCACCTGCAGGAGCAGGTGGCACTGCTTGACAACGCCCAGATCTCCACACTGCACAGTTTTTGCCTCAAGCTGATCCGCGACCATTTTCATGAGCTGGCCTTGGACCCGCAGATCGTGGTGCTGGATGAGGCTCAGCTGCAGCCCCTGGTCGATGAGGCAATGGACGCGGCTCTGGAGCTGTTCTTGTTGGAAGGCGCGCGAGTGGCGCACGCGTCCAATAGCTTGCTGGCTCAATTCGCCGGAGAGGGCGGAGCGGGGTTGCGCCATCTGATCTGGCGACTTCACCGCTACGCTCAGACCCTTCCCGAACCCGCCCGTTGGCTGGACGAGCAGGAGTCTCTCTTCCAGATGGAGCAGCCCGTGCGGTGGCGCGAGTGGCTCGTTCAGGAGTTTGTTCGCTGGGTGCCTGATTGGTTACGCAGGCTGGAGCCGTCCTTGGATTGTTCAAACATTCGGCTCTGCTTTGAGACGTTAGCCGACCTGGCGTCGCCGCTCGATTTGGCGGGCTTCGAGCGGGCCGTGGAGGCGATCCGGATCGCCGACGAGGAGACGCCCTGGGAGCGAGGAACGAAGACGAAGGTTCGGAAATCTTTGGAGCGCTTTTTTGACGAGGCGGCCTTCTTTCGGAGCTTGGTTTCTGTGGGGCGTGGGGCGGAGGATCCGTTGCAAGCGGATTGGAATGCGGTTCGTCAGGAGATGCTGGTGGTCCTTCGAATGGTGAAGGAGTTCCAGAAACGTTTCGAACGATCGAAACGAGAACTGGGGGGGGTGGATTTCGCTGACATCGAGCAGTTGTCCCTTCGTTTGCTGTGGGATGATACCGGCGCGCCGCGCCCGACGGCACTGCGCTGTCGCGAGCAGTTCACGCATGTGTTCGTGGATGAGGTTCAGGATATCAACGCGGCCCAGGATGCAATTTTGCGAGGGGTGAGCCGCGGGGGGGCGGAGGGGAATCGCTTCTTGGTGGGGGACATCAAGCAAAGCATTTATCGATTCCGACTCGCGAATCCGGCGATCTTCCGCGGCTACTTGGATGCGTGGAGACATCCTGGCGGCGGGCAGCAAGTCATCTCGCTGTCGGACAACTTCCGCAGTCGGGAAGGAATTCTTCGCTACGTCAACGCGTTGTTCGACCAGATGATGCAATCGGGGGTCGGAGGGGTGGTTTACGATGAAGAGAGCCATCTTCGTTTCGGAAATCCGGAGACTCGGTTCCGGCTGAAGCATTCCGATACTGAGTGCCGGGTACAGCTCTGTGTGCTGAGCGCGGAATCCGCAGAGGAAGTGGAGGCGGGGTCGTCGGACGAGATGTCCAACGATGCGGAAGAGTTATTGTCCAGCGAGCGCGAGGCGCGTTGGTTGGCGGACCATTTTAAACAGCTGCACGCGACGGGGCATCTGGTCTGGGATGATTCCTTGAAGGAATTTCGCGGGGTTCGTTGGGACGACATGGTGGTGCTCCTGCGGTCTCCGGGGGCGAAGGTAGAGAGCTATGCCAAGGAGTTCCATCGCGCGGGAGTGCCCATCAGTGCGCCGCGCGGCGGGTTTTTTGACAGTCAGGAGATTTTGGATCTGTTGAGCCTGTTGCGGCTCCTCGACAATCCCATTCAAGATATTCCCCTGCTGGCGGTGCTTCGGTCGCCGCTGGGCGGTTTTTCAGCGGAGGACCTGGTTTCCATCCGGCTGATCGATAAACGAGTGCCCTTGTGGACAGCTCTCGTGCGCGCCTCAAATCCGAGTTTGAGTGCAGGCTTGGAAGTCCTGCCGGTTGCATGTCGGAACAAAGCTGTCCAATTCGTCGCCCAATACACTCGCTGGCGCCAGGCCATTCGGCTCGGGGTGCTCTCCAACTGTCTCGAGACGATTCTGTCGGATACCCATTACGAGGCGCTGCTCGAGGCGGAGGAGCGAGGTGAATCGCGGCTCGCGAACGTCCGGCGGCTGTTGGATCTGACGCGCCAGTATGATCCCTACCAGCGACAGGGGCTGTTCCGGTTTTTGCGTTTCGTCGATGCTCAGCAGGAATCAGATCAGGATCTGGATTCGGCTGCGGCGGTCGCACCCAATGCGGTGCGCCTGATGAGTATTCACAAAAGCAAGGGACTCGAGTTTCCCGTGGTGGCGGTGGCCGACCTAAACAAGCCGTTTAACGCGGGGGATTTGCAGCAGGATGTGCTGCTGGATGAGGTTTATGGGCTTTGTCCACGGGTGGTTCTTCCCGAAACCGGCGTGCGTTACTCGAGCTTGGCGCATTGGTTGGCACGGCGGCGGGGCCGTCGCGAGTTGCTCGGCGAGGAACTGCGGTTGCTGTATGTAGCCCTCACTCGGGCGCGGGATCTGTTGATCCTGGTGGGACATGGGAAGCTGAAGGATTGGGAGATGCCGGTGGAAGGTGAGTTTCCGGTTTCGGCGCGTCCGTTGGCTTGGGAGATTTCCCAAGCGCGCAGCTCACTGCATTGGATACGGCTTTGGTTTCAGCGGCACGCGCGCCCTGACTGGTGGGAACATCAATATGGCGGCAAATCGCCGTTGTTGAGCTGGGTGATTGGTCCAGCGGCCGATCTGAGGCTAGAGGATCGGAAACCAGAGAGAGAGTTGCCTGCTCAGAGCGTGGCGGTTGAAGACGGGGTCGTGATTGCGGAGATCGAGCGGCGGGTGACTTGGAGTTATCCGCACCAAGCGGCTTCGGTAGAGCCGGCGAAGACCACGGTCTCAACCCTGCGTCATCGACAACGCGAGCTGGATTCCGAGGGCGTTCCCCTGTTTCGCGGGAAGCATCGTCCGTCAAGGGGTTCAGCAGCGCCGTCCTCATCGCCTGAGGAAGGGAAATCGCTTTCGGCCACGGAGCGAGGGACGTTGCATCACTTGTTCCTCCAATGGATGGATCTCGATCATGCGGATAGCCTTCTGGATCTGCAGAATGAAGGCGAACGCTTGTGCCGTTCGGGAGTTTTTACCCAGGACGAACTGCGTTCGATTCGGTTCAAAACCTTGGCGGCGTTTTGGCAGTCGGAACTGGGGATGCGGATTCGCAAGGAAAGGGATCGTGTGCAGCGTGAGCTTCCGTTCACGGCTCGACTCTCGACCGTGGACCTTCGCCGTCTCGGGGTGATCCAGCCGGATCTGGACCTGGCAGATGACGAGTATGTCGTGGTTCAGGGTCAGGTAGATCTTGCCGTTGTGCTCCGTGAAGAAATCTGGCTGTTGGATTTCAAGACTGACGCCGTGGCGGTGGAGGATGTTGA
- a CDS encoding PD-(D/E)XK nuclease family protein, translating to MRVRFLLGPAGSGKTFRCLQEMGQALAEPEGPPLLMLAPKQATFQLERQILALPGIGGYTRLQILSFERLAELMLENLQGAPPRLLEEEGRLMVLRALLMEKQSELKIFHATARLPGFARQLSVLLRECQRSQVTSKRLQDLAAKVQGTGALALKLSDLALLLAAYREWLDGQGLQDATSLLDLAAEELGALSRPGLSAEDAAQSSHSGLPVGDTLQLGGIWLDGFAEMTGQELELLASIVPLSQQTTLAFCLDHQPQEDPSWLSTWSVVGQTYRRCWQRLSGIPGIELMTELLERRPTVGRFRQCTVLRHLEENWPVTSPRCFVASGGVPAVEASEGVSSVPEVRDDLHRSLRLVHCGHPEGEALMAAREVLRFVRESGARFRDCAVLVRSQEAYHAVLRRVFSRYGIPFFMDRREPMGHHPMAELTRSALRVAALQWRHDDLFSALKTGLAGLDDAGTDWLENAALAHGWTGNDWLQPLKDRGDSQDMERAEATRLTLAPVFEGLAEGLSAGASPGPSGSEIAVAVREFWDRLKVREQLEQWSEAVDAQWLQPRSIHLTVWEEMQGWLRNLELAFPDRQMPLREWLPILESGMASLTVGVIPPALDQVMIGAIDRSRNPELRLAIVLGVNEGVFPAPPMPPAILTEAERARLTLEEVPLGMNSRRHLGHERYFGYIAFSRSTERLVVAWSTADRDGKTLNASPFIGHLLRMFPELRTEEFSRVPPWQAAEHVSDLAADLVRSRRREFGGADDLESEPQSSEDLGMSTELVERFAQIPSLRSLDERCHLMLEGLAATSLKPVVAEQLYGKSLMTSVSALEDYAACPFKFFVARGLGAKEREFFEADVRERGSFQHELLERFHVSLRESGRKWRDLTPQAAVSLVQDLGNLLLRSYRGGLFESSPEARYMGRQLVVRVARMMGVLVGWMAQYRFDPVAVELSFGLGDPGLPGWKVPVDEHHELLLRGRIDRIDVCELSGEPGTLAVVVDYKSSNKTLSPVRLEHGLQLQLLSYLGVLKNAPDLTSFLGTAKVDPIGVFYISLKPQRLLSDTRAEGLEVAEAQTQEAYRHQGRFDRSHLALLDSRGATKGDQFVYSKNKSGEFSARGNQGLTPMAFADLQAQVARHLTQFGQQIYAGRLEPSPYQIKKERACDFCEFRSVCRFDPWTDSFRILREAGEA from the coding sequence CAGGAAATGGGTCAGGCTCTTGCCGAGCCTGAGGGGCCGCCTTTGCTCATGCTGGCCCCCAAGCAGGCCACCTTTCAGCTGGAGCGTCAGATTCTCGCGCTGCCCGGGATCGGGGGCTATACCCGGCTTCAAATTCTCTCCTTTGAACGGTTGGCGGAGCTGATGCTCGAGAATCTACAAGGAGCCCCACCCCGGTTGCTCGAGGAGGAGGGACGGCTCATGGTCCTGCGGGCGCTGCTGATGGAAAAGCAGTCTGAACTCAAAATTTTCCATGCCACGGCGCGCCTTCCCGGATTCGCCCGCCAACTGAGCGTTCTCCTGCGTGAATGCCAGCGCAGTCAGGTCACGTCGAAGCGGCTCCAGGACCTGGCAGCGAAGGTTCAAGGCACGGGAGCGCTGGCTCTCAAGCTGTCGGACTTGGCTTTGCTACTGGCAGCCTATCGGGAGTGGCTCGACGGACAGGGGCTTCAGGATGCGACCTCCTTGCTGGATTTGGCGGCAGAGGAGTTGGGCGCTCTGAGTCGTCCGGGTTTGAGCGCGGAAGACGCGGCTCAGAGTTCCCACTCCGGTCTGCCCGTGGGCGACACGCTTCAGTTAGGCGGAATCTGGTTGGATGGATTTGCCGAAATGACCGGTCAAGAGCTGGAGCTGTTGGCGTCGATCGTGCCGTTGTCACAACAAACCACTCTGGCCTTCTGTCTCGACCACCAGCCTCAGGAGGATCCTTCCTGGCTTTCGACGTGGTCGGTGGTGGGGCAAACCTATCGCCGCTGCTGGCAGCGGCTCAGTGGAATCCCGGGCATCGAGTTGATGACCGAGCTGCTCGAACGACGTCCCACGGTTGGCAGGTTTCGGCAGTGCACCGTGCTCCGGCACCTGGAAGAGAATTGGCCGGTGACCTCGCCGCGCTGTTTTGTGGCTTCCGGAGGCGTTCCAGCGGTTGAGGCGTCCGAGGGGGTTTCATCGGTTCCTGAAGTGAGGGATGATCTTCATCGCTCACTGCGCTTGGTGCATTGTGGGCATCCGGAGGGGGAAGCCTTGATGGCCGCTCGGGAGGTGCTGCGCTTCGTTCGCGAGAGCGGCGCTCGGTTTCGTGATTGTGCGGTGCTCGTTCGATCGCAAGAGGCCTACCACGCGGTGCTGCGTCGCGTGTTCTCGCGTTATGGCATTCCATTCTTCATGGACCGCCGCGAGCCGATGGGACATCACCCGATGGCTGAACTGACCCGCAGCGCTTTGCGCGTCGCCGCGCTACAGTGGCGTCACGACGATCTTTTCAGCGCGCTCAAAACCGGCTTGGCTGGGTTGGATGATGCCGGCACTGATTGGTTGGAGAATGCCGCGCTGGCACATGGGTGGACCGGCAACGACTGGTTGCAGCCATTGAAGGACCGTGGTGACTCCCAGGATATGGAGCGTGCCGAAGCCACTCGGCTAACCCTGGCGCCCGTCTTTGAGGGGTTGGCGGAGGGTCTTTCGGCGGGTGCCTCGCCCGGGCCTTCCGGATCCGAGATCGCCGTGGCGGTTCGGGAGTTCTGGGATCGATTGAAGGTGCGGGAGCAACTGGAGCAATGGTCGGAAGCGGTGGACGCACAATGGCTCCAACCGCGCTCGATTCACCTGACGGTTTGGGAGGAGATGCAAGGCTGGCTGAGGAACCTGGAGCTGGCCTTCCCGGATCGACAGATGCCCTTGCGCGAGTGGTTGCCCATTCTGGAGTCCGGGATGGCGAGCCTGACTGTGGGCGTGATCCCGCCGGCGCTCGACCAGGTCATGATTGGAGCAATCGATCGCTCTCGAAATCCTGAGCTGCGACTCGCCATTGTTCTGGGGGTCAATGAAGGAGTGTTTCCCGCACCGCCGATGCCTCCGGCGATTCTCACGGAGGCCGAGCGTGCTCGGTTGACATTGGAGGAGGTGCCCTTGGGCATGAACTCCCGTCGGCACTTGGGACATGAGCGCTATTTTGGATACATCGCTTTCTCGCGTTCGACTGAACGCTTGGTCGTCGCTTGGTCCACTGCGGATCGCGATGGCAAGACCCTGAACGCCTCTCCATTCATCGGCCATTTGCTGCGCATGTTTCCTGAGTTGCGCACCGAGGAGTTTTCGCGGGTTCCACCCTGGCAGGCAGCGGAGCATGTGAGTGATCTGGCGGCGGACTTGGTTCGGTCGCGTCGACGAGAGTTTGGCGGGGCGGATGACCTTGAATCGGAACCGCAGTCCTCGGAGGACCTGGGCATGTCGACCGAGTTGGTGGAGAGGTTTGCGCAGATCCCCTCGCTGCGCTCTCTGGATGAACGCTGCCACCTCATGTTGGAAGGCCTGGCGGCCACCTCGCTTAAGCCGGTGGTAGCCGAGCAGCTGTACGGTAAGAGCCTGATGACCTCGGTAAGCGCTTTGGAGGATTATGCGGCCTGTCCTTTTAAGTTCTTCGTTGCTCGCGGATTGGGGGCGAAGGAGCGGGAGTTCTTTGAAGCGGATGTTCGCGAGCGGGGAAGTTTTCAACACGAGTTACTCGAGCGTTTTCACGTCAGCTTGAGGGAATCCGGACGGAAGTGGCGCGACTTGACGCCGCAGGCAGCCGTTTCCTTGGTGCAGGACTTAGGCAATCTTCTGCTGCGGAGCTATCGTGGTGGGCTGTTCGAGTCGAGCCCGGAGGCTCGATACATGGGGCGTCAGCTCGTGGTGCGGGTAGCGCGGATGATGGGTGTGCTGGTGGGTTGGATGGCGCAGTATCGATTCGACCCAGTGGCGGTCGAGCTCAGTTTTGGCCTGGGTGATCCGGGGCTGCCCGGGTGGAAGGTTCCCGTTGACGAACACCATGAACTTCTGCTGCGCGGACGAATCGATCGCATTGATGTGTGCGAGCTATCGGGAGAACCTGGGACTCTGGCGGTGGTGGTGGACTACAAGTCATCGAACAAAACGTTGTCGCCGGTGCGCCTCGAGCATGGGTTGCAGCTCCAGCTGCTCTCCTATTTGGGAGTCCTGAAGAATGCGCCGGACCTCACTTCGTTCCTGGGGACAGCGAAGGTCGATCCGATCGGGGTGTTTTACATCAGTCTGAAGCCTCAGCGTCTGCTGTCGGACACGCGGGCGGAGGGCTTGGAGGTTGCCGAGGCGCAGACTCAGGAGGCCTACCGGCATCAGGGTCGCTTCGATCGTTCCCATCTCGCCCTGCTGGACAGCCGCGGGGCGACCAAGGGAGATCAGTTCGTTTACAGCAAGAACAAGAGCGGAGAGTTTTCCGCTCGAGGCAACCAGGGGCTCACGCCGATGGCTTTCGCCGATCTGCAGGCGCAGGTGGCGCGGCATCTGACCCAATTCGGCCAGCAGATCTACGCGGGACGCCTGGAGCCCTCGCCCTACCAGATCAAGAAGGAGCGAGCCTGCGACTTCTGCGAATTTCGATCGGTGTGCCGGTTCGATCCGTGGACCGATAGCTTCCGCATTCTGCGAGAGGCGGGTGAAGCATGA